A single genomic interval of Octopus bimaculoides isolate UCB-OBI-ISO-001 chromosome 10, ASM119413v2, whole genome shotgun sequence harbors:
- the LOC106882292 gene encoding uncharacterized protein LOC106882292 isoform X4, which produces MSQNATYSSDVDRRHEDISHNSQRQLPPTTAIVSDISQRHASASTATASVEELNGQQSIEDVSSRFSEIANHRQPESLDHRNCEEFNSRHLDESSNRQEVGYRHVNQLNNRHVNEHALRHSEDLHHRHSDGSSLRITAEESTLRHPEDPSLRNTEESILRHSDDNMLRHSDDSILRLPDSIVQRHADELNKCHPGEIRHSEDLRHQDDLRHQDDLRHQDDLRHSEELRPPESLRQSEDLRHSDDLRHSDELRHPENLRHIEKLRHQDSFRHSGDLRHPDEMHHRDDSRHQDDLHHPESLRHPEDLKHLEDLRHPDELRHPDELSYRHPDQLGLLHPDTKLNHRRPDELTPRIPDDLRCRQMGELSHRHSDELGHRLSDDLVPQFPQDLSPNNSDDLSPQHSIDDLNLRHPGSDFSQRYHDDLSLRNPDSYQPNVSSYNNISINELSPHTPQSISPSSLPDVTCHLNNEGIFVCHLCNFSVAGKEAFQEHTSIHFKHACPMCEYKSRTEGRLKKHIENFHSNTSPEQLAANKQKKGKMPAKPKKFTCKTCGHETPTKVEFWSHARSHMREDKVLNCQFCPFVTEYKHHLEYHLRNHMGSKPFKCSQCNYRCVNKSMLNSHMKSHTNVYPFRCQDCGYATKYCHSLKQHLDKLGHMPSTVLNSDGSLPQGLDNNVSRLRFAKGRRVKIACRGPTLRKPDRRQYMQGGFFPMGMPPQVMNGTVLPPYWHLMNQMPPNGFHPAVPRPPPPLIPVSGTHSGDPHQHSPQQQQQQSPSQQQQPPPPPPPPPQQQQQHQQHPPAPQQSPQQQPLPHQPPLQQQPQPQQQQQLQPQHNQQQPQPLQPPHPPHPPSQQLSQGQQHTQQSQVQLPTQPSQQHQQQLQQHHHHTQQQQQHQQQQQQQQQQQQLSTLQQSQNQQHQQQQQPQPQQPQQQPPQQQIQQQQQQQQQAQQTQQAQQHQQHPPQDISVSTSVTSVVNSGLYKCTFCSVTTETMEALNNHLLKVHAAENQDLFNAFGISSEALLEDHNLRSTMISNTFNQPDVSDTKRTETSDSMYGSSDTNFQQSNNGSPQFTDIKSDIKSENVPPKSNGVATHSIIQSSESTSPQASTIKQMMNRFGMGPLSASQASPDVPQTTEIPLDLRKPKSPIMSTPFIGGGHDLEGRNNNLPGSTVQPTNVLTSPITSIHSSAMTNMKRTPFQEAIPKKRSRKSRAFKRDTFQIKYEDHLSMTDVDEELSHGNKSSSVSPDVPPDCMEPQTSECTQDTAAYSMYSAEKRKTPTEDYPTGSFRSTPSNEKSPQGTEEHVISYEQLHKSLQILNEELEHKPDISGHLPSGQLNESMSVSQQQQQQQQQQPPPPPPPLPPHPSQQPVQQNPQLTSQQLPQPSTSASVSSDSVSGDLLPEQMNHFLNTYYSQQNSLSGMHRRGSKIAMQIIQETGSSSQHQANNQTPPSNSMLPPQHNGNVPPFRRYPMNPNDGGNPNNNSNPKMDRKNKDQENEETFECGHCGIVYRSCIMYTIHMGYHCQQDPLKCNMCGHQSRDKIEFFIHIARAPHV; this is translated from the exons ATGTCCCAGAATGCAACATATTCATCCGATGTAGATAGAAGACATGAAGACATAAGTCACAATAGTCAAAGACAGCTTCCTCCAACAACTGCCATTGTTAGCGACATCTCTCAAAGGCATGCTTCCGCTTCTACTGCCACAGCTTCTGTTGAGGAACTAAATGGTCAACAGAGCATTGAAGACGTAAGTAGTAGATTCTCAGAAATAGCTAATCACAGACAACCAGAAAGTCTCGATCATAGAAACTGTGAAGAATTCAATAGTCGACACCTGGATGAAAGCAGCAATAGGCAGGAAGTGGGTTACAGACATGTTAATCAGCTTAATAATCGGCATGTTAACGAACATGCTCTCAGGCACTCCGAAGACTTACACCATAGACATAGTGATGGCTCATCTCTAAGAATTACTGCTGAAGAATCGACTCTTAGACATCCAGAGGACCCTAGTTTAAGAAATACTGAGGAATCAATTCTCCGACACTCGGACGATAACATGCTTCGACATTCAGACGACTCGATCCTACGCTTACCTGATAGCATCGTACAGAGACACGCTGATGAACTGAATAAATGTCATCCAGGAGAAATAAGGCATTCAGAAGATTTAAGACATCAAGACGATTTAAGACATCAAGATGATTTAAGACATCAAGATGATTTGAGACACTCTGAAGAATTGAGACCTCCTGAAAGCCTGAGGCAATCTGAAGATTTGAGACATTCTGATGATCTCAGACACTCTGATGAGTTGAGACATCCAGAGAATTTGAGACATATTGAGAAGCTGCGTCACCAAGATAGTTTCAGACATTCAGGAGATCTCAGGCATCCCGATGAAATGCATCATCGAGATGACTCGAGACATCAAGACGACCTCCATCATCCTGAGAGCCTAAGACATCCGGAAGATCTAAAACACCTCGAAGACTTGCGTCATCCGGATGAATTAAGGCATCCAGATGAGTTGAGCTATCGCCATCCTGACCAGCTAGGTCTTCTCCATCCAGATACTAAATTGAACCATAGGCGACCAGATGAATTGACACCAAGGATTCCAGATGATCTTCGATGTAGGCAAATGGGTGAATTAAGTCATAGGCACTCAGATGAGCTTGGTCATAGACTTTCTGACGATCTTGTACCTCAGTTTCCTCAAGATTTAAGCCCAAATAACTCAGATGATCTCAGTCCACAGCATTCCATTGATGATTTAAATCTTCGGCATCCTGGATCCGACTTTAGTCAGCGATATCATGATGATTTAAGTTTACGAAACCCAGACTCATATCAGCCAAATGTCAGCAGTTACAACAATATCAGCATCAACGAACTTTCACCTCATACACCTCAATCTATTTCACCTTCATCTCTTCCTGATGTCACATGTCACCTCAATAATGAGGGTATTTTCGTATGTCACTTATGCAACTTTTCAG TCGCTGGTAAAGAGGCATTCCAAGAACACACTTCCATCCATTTTAAACATGCATGCCCAATGTGTGAATATAAATCAAGAACCGAAGGAAGACTGAAAAAACATATTGAGAACTTTCATAGCAACACTTCTCCAGAACAACTGGCTGCCAATAAACAGAAGAAAGGCAAAATGCCGGCTAAACCAAAGAAGTTTACATGTAAAACTTGTGGCCATGAAACACCTACAaag GTGGAATTCTGGTCACATGCCCGCTCTCATATGCGAGAGGATAAAGTCTTGAACTGCCAGTTTTGTCCGTTTGTCACTGAGTATAAGCATCATCTGGAGTATCACCTGCGAAATCATATGGGTTCAAAGCCATTCAAGTGTAGCCAGTGTAATTACCGCTGTGTTAACAAATCCATGCTAAACAGTCACATGAAATCACATACTAACGTCTACCCATTTCGTTGTCAGGATTGTGGATATGCTACTAAATATTGCCACAGCCTGAAGCAGCATCTGGATAAGCTAGGACACATGCCATCCACTGTCCTTAACAGTGATGGCAGCCTTCCCCAAGGACTCGATAACAATGTTTCTCGGCTGAGATTTGCAAAAGGCCGACGTGTCAAAATAGCGTGCAGGGGTCCGACCCTGCGCAAACCCGATAGGCGCCAGTATATGCAGGGTGGGTTCTTTCCTATGGGGATGCCACCCCAAGTGATGAATGGAACAGTACTCCCACCATACTGGCATTTAATGAACCAGATGCCTCCGAATGGCTTTCATCCAGCTGTGCCAAGACCACCCCCGCCACTGATTCCAGTCTCTGGGACGCACTCAGGCGATCCACACCAACAttcacctcaacaacaacaacagcaatcgcCTTCCCAGCAACAacagcctccaccaccaccgccacctcctccacaacaacaacaacaacaccaacaacatccgCCAGCACCACAACAGTCGCCACAACAGCAACCACTACCACACCAGCCACCACTCCAACAGCAACcgcaaccacaacagcagcagcaactgcagccgCAGCATAACCAGCAGCAACCGCAGCCTCTACAACCACCTCATCCACCTCATCCCCCTTCACAACAGCTCTCACAAGGCCAGCAGCACACACAGCAGTCACAGGTTCAACTCCCAACACAGCCAtcgcagcaacatcagcaacagcttcaacagcatcatcatcatacacagcaacagcaacaacatcaacaacagcagcaacagcaacaacagcaacaacaactctcCACTCTACAACAGTCTCAgaaccaacaacaccaacaacaacagcaaccacaaccacaacaaccacaacaacaacctccacaacaacaaatacaacaacaacaacaacagcaacaacaagcacAGCAAACACAGCAAgctcagcagcatcagcagcatcccCCACAAGATATTTCTGTTTCTACCTCAGTGACATCTGTTGTCAATTCAGGCTTGTACAAGTGTACCTTCTGCAGTGTCACAACTGAAACTATGGAAGCCTTGAACAACCATCTCTTAAAAGTTCATGCTGCAGAGAACCAAGATTTATTTAATGCTTTTGGCATTTCCTCTGAAGCACTCCTTGAAGATCACAATTTGCGATCAACAATGATATCAAATACGTTTAATCAACCTGATGTTTCAGACACTAAACGAACAGAAACATCAGATTCAATGTATGGAAGCTCTGATACAAATTTTCAGCAGTCAAACAATGGAAGTCCACAATTTACTGATATCAAATCTGACATAAAATCAGAGAATGTTCCACCGAAATCTAATGGTGTGGCTACACATTCCATAATTCAGTCCAGTGAGTCAACATCACCCCAGGCTAGCACAATCAAACAAATGATGAACCGCTTTGGTATGGGTCCTCTTTCTGCATCTCAAGCCAGCCCTGATGTGCCACAAACAACTGAAATTCCTCTGGACCTACGTAAACCAAAGTCACCGATCATGTCTACTCCTTTCATAGGTGGTGGTCATGACCTTGAAGGCAGAAATAACAACCTTCCTGGTTCTACTGTTCAGCCAACAAATGTTCTTACTTCCCCTATCACAAGCATCCATAGCTCTGCGATGACAAATATGAAACGTACTCCTTTTCAAGAAGCCATACCTAAGAAACGGTCTAGAAAAAGCAGAGCATTCAAGCGAGACACTTTTCAGATAAAATATGAAGACCATCTGTCTATGACAGATGTCGATGAGGAACTTTCTCATGGTAATAAAAGCAGTAGTGTTAGCCCAGATGTGCCGCCAGATTGCATGGAACCTCAAACCTCTGAGTGTACACAAGATACAGCAGCATATTCCATGTACTCTGCGGAGAAGAGAAAGACACCGACTGAAGATTACCCTACTGGATCTTTCCGGTCAACTCCAAGCAACGAAAAGAGTCCACAAGGGACGGAAGAACATGTGATCAGCTATGAACAGCTTCATAAAAGTTTGCAGATTCTCAATGAAGAACTAGAGCATAAACCAGATATTTCTGGTCATCTTCCTAGCGGTCAGCTCAACGAGAGCATGTCagtttcacaacaacaacaacaacagcaacagcaacaacctcctcctcctcctcctcctcttcctccccatcCTTCACAGCAGCCAGTACAGCAAAACCCCCAGCTAACATCACAGCAACTCCCACAACCTTCAACATCAGCCTCTGTATCATCCGACAGTGTTTCTGGTGATCTCTTACCTGAACAAATGAATCATTTCTTAAACACATATTATAGCCAACAAAATTCTTTGTCAGGGATGCATCGTCGGGGTTCTAAAATTGCAATGCAAATAATCCAAGAGACAGGTAGTAGTAGCCAACACCAAGCAAACAATCAAACACCTCCTTCAAATTCAATGCTACCCCCACAACACAATGGGAATGTTCCCCCATTCAGACGTTACCCCATGAATCCCAATGACGGTGGCAATCCAAACAATAATAGCAATCCAAAAATGGATCGCAAAAACAAAGATCAAGAGAATGAAGAAACATTTGAGTGTGGGCATTGTGGCATTGTCTACAGAAGTTGTATAATGTATACCATTCACATGGGCTATCATTGCCAACAAGACCCACTTAAATGCAACATGTGTGGACATCAAAGCAGAGATAAGATAGAGTTTTTTATCCATATTGCCAGAGCACCCCATGTATAA
- the LOC106882292 gene encoding uncharacterized protein LOC106882292 isoform X1: MELDVQEYVAVGNSKKMQITKLDKIHQKHRKQKSPRKIALVRFEQTCQGNEDIVPHTSEDVGKSVMSQNATYSSDVDRRHEDISHNSQRQLPPTTAIVSDISQRHASASTATASVEELNGQQSIEDVSSRFSEIANHRQPESLDHRNCEEFNSRHLDESSNRQEVGYRHVNQLNNRHVNEHALRHSEDLHHRHSDGSSLRITAEESTLRHPEDPSLRNTEESILRHSDDNMLRHSDDSILRLPDSIVQRHADELNKCHPGEIRHSEDLRHQDDLRHQDDLRHQDDLRHSEELRPPESLRQSEDLRHSDDLRHSDELRHPENLRHIEKLRHQDSFRHSGDLRHPDEMHHRDDSRHQDDLHHPESLRHPEDLKHLEDLRHPDELRHPDELSYRHPDQLGLLHPDTKLNHRRPDELTPRIPDDLRCRQMGELSHRHSDELGHRLSDDLVPQFPQDLSPNNSDDLSPQHSIDDLNLRHPGSDFSQRYHDDLSLRNPDSYQPNVSSYNNISINELSPHTPQSISPSSLPDVTCHLNNEGIFVCHLCNFSVAGKEAFQEHTSIHFKHACPMCEYKSRTEGRLKKHIENFHSNTSPEQLAANKQKKGKMPAKPKKFTCKTCGHETPTKVEFWSHARSHMREDKVLNCQFCPFVTEYKHHLEYHLRNHMGSKPFKCSQCNYRCVNKSMLNSHMKSHTNVYPFRCQDCGYATKYCHSLKQHLDKLGHMPSTVLNSDGSLPQGLDNNVSRLRFAKGRRVKIACRGPTLRKPDRRQYMQGGFFPMGMPPQVMNGTVLPPYWHLMNQMPPNGFHPAVPRPPPPLIPVSGTHSGDPHQHSPQQQQQQSPSQQQQPPPPPPPPPQQQQQHQQHPPAPQQSPQQQPLPHQPPLQQQPQPQQQQQLQPQHNQQQPQPLQPPHPPHPPSQQLSQGQQHTQQSQVQLPTQPSQQHQQQLQQHHHHTQQQQQHQQQQQQQQQQQQLSTLQQSQNQQHQQQQQPQPQQPQQQPPQQQIQQQQQQQQQAQQTQQAQQHQQHPPQDISVSTSVTSVVNSGLYKCTFCSVTTETMEALNNHLLKVHAAENQDLFNAFGISSEALLEDHNLRSTMISNTFNQPDVSDTKRTETSDSMYGSSDTNFQQSNNGSPQFTDIKSDIKSENVPPKSNGVATHSIIQSSESTSPQASTIKQMMNRFGMGPLSASQASPDVPQTTEIPLDLRKPKSPIMSTPFIGGGHDLEGRNNNLPGSTVQPTNVLTSPITSIHSSAMTNMKRTPFQEAIPKKRSRKSRAFKRDTFQIKYEDHLSMTDVDEELSHGNKSSSVSPDVPPDCMEPQTSECTQDTAAYSMYSAEKRKTPTEDYPTGSFRSTPSNEKSPQGTEEHVISYEQLHKSLQILNEELEHKPDISGHLPSGQLNESMSVSQQQQQQQQQQPPPPPPPLPPHPSQQPVQQNPQLTSQQLPQPSTSASVSSDSVSGDLLPEQMNHFLNTYYSQQNSLSGMHRRGSKIAMQIIQETGSSSQHQANNQTPPSNSMLPPQHNGNVPPFRRYPMNPNDGGNPNNNSNPKMDRKNKDQENEETFECGHCGIVYRSCIMYTIHMGYHCQQDPLKCNMCGHQSRDKIEFFIHIARAPHV; encoded by the exons AAATGAAGACATAGTGCCTCACACTAGCGAGGATGTAGGTAAATCTGTGATGTCCCAGAATGCAACATATTCATCCGATGTAGATAGAAGACATGAAGACATAAGTCACAATAGTCAAAGACAGCTTCCTCCAACAACTGCCATTGTTAGCGACATCTCTCAAAGGCATGCTTCCGCTTCTACTGCCACAGCTTCTGTTGAGGAACTAAATGGTCAACAGAGCATTGAAGACGTAAGTAGTAGATTCTCAGAAATAGCTAATCACAGACAACCAGAAAGTCTCGATCATAGAAACTGTGAAGAATTCAATAGTCGACACCTGGATGAAAGCAGCAATAGGCAGGAAGTGGGTTACAGACATGTTAATCAGCTTAATAATCGGCATGTTAACGAACATGCTCTCAGGCACTCCGAAGACTTACACCATAGACATAGTGATGGCTCATCTCTAAGAATTACTGCTGAAGAATCGACTCTTAGACATCCAGAGGACCCTAGTTTAAGAAATACTGAGGAATCAATTCTCCGACACTCGGACGATAACATGCTTCGACATTCAGACGACTCGATCCTACGCTTACCTGATAGCATCGTACAGAGACACGCTGATGAACTGAATAAATGTCATCCAGGAGAAATAAGGCATTCAGAAGATTTAAGACATCAAGACGATTTAAGACATCAAGATGATTTAAGACATCAAGATGATTTGAGACACTCTGAAGAATTGAGACCTCCTGAAAGCCTGAGGCAATCTGAAGATTTGAGACATTCTGATGATCTCAGACACTCTGATGAGTTGAGACATCCAGAGAATTTGAGACATATTGAGAAGCTGCGTCACCAAGATAGTTTCAGACATTCAGGAGATCTCAGGCATCCCGATGAAATGCATCATCGAGATGACTCGAGACATCAAGACGACCTCCATCATCCTGAGAGCCTAAGACATCCGGAAGATCTAAAACACCTCGAAGACTTGCGTCATCCGGATGAATTAAGGCATCCAGATGAGTTGAGCTATCGCCATCCTGACCAGCTAGGTCTTCTCCATCCAGATACTAAATTGAACCATAGGCGACCAGATGAATTGACACCAAGGATTCCAGATGATCTTCGATGTAGGCAAATGGGTGAATTAAGTCATAGGCACTCAGATGAGCTTGGTCATAGACTTTCTGACGATCTTGTACCTCAGTTTCCTCAAGATTTAAGCCCAAATAACTCAGATGATCTCAGTCCACAGCATTCCATTGATGATTTAAATCTTCGGCATCCTGGATCCGACTTTAGTCAGCGATATCATGATGATTTAAGTTTACGAAACCCAGACTCATATCAGCCAAATGTCAGCAGTTACAACAATATCAGCATCAACGAACTTTCACCTCATACACCTCAATCTATTTCACCTTCATCTCTTCCTGATGTCACATGTCACCTCAATAATGAGGGTATTTTCGTATGTCACTTATGCAACTTTTCAG TCGCTGGTAAAGAGGCATTCCAAGAACACACTTCCATCCATTTTAAACATGCATGCCCAATGTGTGAATATAAATCAAGAACCGAAGGAAGACTGAAAAAACATATTGAGAACTTTCATAGCAACACTTCTCCAGAACAACTGGCTGCCAATAAACAGAAGAAAGGCAAAATGCCGGCTAAACCAAAGAAGTTTACATGTAAAACTTGTGGCCATGAAACACCTACAaag GTGGAATTCTGGTCACATGCCCGCTCTCATATGCGAGAGGATAAAGTCTTGAACTGCCAGTTTTGTCCGTTTGTCACTGAGTATAAGCATCATCTGGAGTATCACCTGCGAAATCATATGGGTTCAAAGCCATTCAAGTGTAGCCAGTGTAATTACCGCTGTGTTAACAAATCCATGCTAAACAGTCACATGAAATCACATACTAACGTCTACCCATTTCGTTGTCAGGATTGTGGATATGCTACTAAATATTGCCACAGCCTGAAGCAGCATCTGGATAAGCTAGGACACATGCCATCCACTGTCCTTAACAGTGATGGCAGCCTTCCCCAAGGACTCGATAACAATGTTTCTCGGCTGAGATTTGCAAAAGGCCGACGTGTCAAAATAGCGTGCAGGGGTCCGACCCTGCGCAAACCCGATAGGCGCCAGTATATGCAGGGTGGGTTCTTTCCTATGGGGATGCCACCCCAAGTGATGAATGGAACAGTACTCCCACCATACTGGCATTTAATGAACCAGATGCCTCCGAATGGCTTTCATCCAGCTGTGCCAAGACCACCCCCGCCACTGATTCCAGTCTCTGGGACGCACTCAGGCGATCCACACCAACAttcacctcaacaacaacaacagcaatcgcCTTCCCAGCAACAacagcctccaccaccaccgccacctcctccacaacaacaacaacaacaccaacaacatccgCCAGCACCACAACAGTCGCCACAACAGCAACCACTACCACACCAGCCACCACTCCAACAGCAACcgcaaccacaacagcagcagcaactgcagccgCAGCATAACCAGCAGCAACCGCAGCCTCTACAACCACCTCATCCACCTCATCCCCCTTCACAACAGCTCTCACAAGGCCAGCAGCACACACAGCAGTCACAGGTTCAACTCCCAACACAGCCAtcgcagcaacatcagcaacagcttcaacagcatcatcatcatacacagcaacagcaacaacatcaacaacagcagcaacagcaacaacagcaacaacaactctcCACTCTACAACAGTCTCAgaaccaacaacaccaacaacaacagcaaccacaaccacaacaaccacaacaacaacctccacaacaacaaatacaacaacaacaacaacagcaacaacaagcacAGCAAACACAGCAAgctcagcagcatcagcagcatcccCCACAAGATATTTCTGTTTCTACCTCAGTGACATCTGTTGTCAATTCAGGCTTGTACAAGTGTACCTTCTGCAGTGTCACAACTGAAACTATGGAAGCCTTGAACAACCATCTCTTAAAAGTTCATGCTGCAGAGAACCAAGATTTATTTAATGCTTTTGGCATTTCCTCTGAAGCACTCCTTGAAGATCACAATTTGCGATCAACAATGATATCAAATACGTTTAATCAACCTGATGTTTCAGACACTAAACGAACAGAAACATCAGATTCAATGTATGGAAGCTCTGATACAAATTTTCAGCAGTCAAACAATGGAAGTCCACAATTTACTGATATCAAATCTGACATAAAATCAGAGAATGTTCCACCGAAATCTAATGGTGTGGCTACACATTCCATAATTCAGTCCAGTGAGTCAACATCACCCCAGGCTAGCACAATCAAACAAATGATGAACCGCTTTGGTATGGGTCCTCTTTCTGCATCTCAAGCCAGCCCTGATGTGCCACAAACAACTGAAATTCCTCTGGACCTACGTAAACCAAAGTCACCGATCATGTCTACTCCTTTCATAGGTGGTGGTCATGACCTTGAAGGCAGAAATAACAACCTTCCTGGTTCTACTGTTCAGCCAACAAATGTTCTTACTTCCCCTATCACAAGCATCCATAGCTCTGCGATGACAAATATGAAACGTACTCCTTTTCAAGAAGCCATACCTAAGAAACGGTCTAGAAAAAGCAGAGCATTCAAGCGAGACACTTTTCAGATAAAATATGAAGACCATCTGTCTATGACAGATGTCGATGAGGAACTTTCTCATGGTAATAAAAGCAGTAGTGTTAGCCCAGATGTGCCGCCAGATTGCATGGAACCTCAAACCTCTGAGTGTACACAAGATACAGCAGCATATTCCATGTACTCTGCGGAGAAGAGAAAGACACCGACTGAAGATTACCCTACTGGATCTTTCCGGTCAACTCCAAGCAACGAAAAGAGTCCACAAGGGACGGAAGAACATGTGATCAGCTATGAACAGCTTCATAAAAGTTTGCAGATTCTCAATGAAGAACTAGAGCATAAACCAGATATTTCTGGTCATCTTCCTAGCGGTCAGCTCAACGAGAGCATGTCagtttcacaacaacaacaacaacagcaacagcaacaacctcctcctcctcctcctcctcttcctccccatcCTTCACAGCAGCCAGTACAGCAAAACCCCCAGCTAACATCACAGCAACTCCCACAACCTTCAACATCAGCCTCTGTATCATCCGACAGTGTTTCTGGTGATCTCTTACCTGAACAAATGAATCATTTCTTAAACACATATTATAGCCAACAAAATTCTTTGTCAGGGATGCATCGTCGGGGTTCTAAAATTGCAATGCAAATAATCCAAGAGACAGGTAGTAGTAGCCAACACCAAGCAAACAATCAAACACCTCCTTCAAATTCAATGCTACCCCCACAACACAATGGGAATGTTCCCCCATTCAGACGTTACCCCATGAATCCCAATGACGGTGGCAATCCAAACAATAATAGCAATCCAAAAATGGATCGCAAAAACAAAGATCAAGAGAATGAAGAAACATTTGAGTGTGGGCATTGTGGCATTGTCTACAGAAGTTGTATAATGTATACCATTCACATGGGCTATCATTGCCAACAAGACCCACTTAAATGCAACATGTGTGGACATCAAAGCAGAGATAAGATAGAGTTTTTTATCCATATTGCCAGAGCACCCCATGTATAA